Proteins co-encoded in one Tistrella bauzanensis genomic window:
- a CDS encoding SDR family oxidoreductase: MILVVGGTGTIGSEVVRLLKAENAPFRALVRDPAKAESLEAQGVETVAGDLRQPETLPEALQRIEKVFVVTPLVPDQVQMRANLIAAAKTAGVKHVVMSTGIGAAPDAPVQIGRWHGENQKQLQESGMAWTFVQPGFFMQNLLMYAEAIRDKGEFYMPLDEGKVSWIDARDIAAVAAKALTEPGHENQAYPVTGPKALSGSDLAATLSEVSGDTVNYVPITLDQAKQAMTSMGMPDALADAMNELYALAPAGHLAGVLDTVEQVTGRPARTFQEFARDHAKTFGGAWSSR; this comes from the coding sequence ATGATACTCGTCGTTGGCGGAACTGGAACGATCGGCAGCGAGGTGGTGCGGCTGCTGAAGGCGGAGAACGCGCCCTTCCGGGCGCTGGTACGCGATCCGGCCAAGGCGGAAAGCCTCGAAGCACAGGGTGTTGAGACGGTCGCCGGGGATCTGCGTCAGCCGGAAACCTTGCCCGAAGCCCTACAGAGGATCGAAAAGGTCTTCGTCGTCACCCCCCTTGTGCCCGACCAGGTGCAGATGCGCGCCAACCTCATCGCAGCGGCCAAGACGGCCGGGGTCAAGCATGTGGTCATGTCCACCGGCATCGGCGCGGCCCCGGACGCGCCCGTCCAGATCGGTCGCTGGCACGGCGAGAACCAAAAGCAGCTTCAAGAGTCCGGCATGGCCTGGACCTTCGTTCAGCCAGGGTTCTTCATGCAGAACCTTCTGATGTATGCGGAGGCGATCCGCGACAAGGGCGAGTTCTACATGCCCCTGGACGAGGGCAAGGTGAGTTGGATCGATGCCCGCGACATCGCCGCCGTTGCCGCCAAGGCGCTCACGGAGCCGGGGCACGAGAACCAGGCCTACCCCGTCACGGGACCGAAGGCGCTGAGCGGTTCCGACCTGGCAGCGACTCTCTCCGAAGTGTCGGGCGACACGGTCAACTATGTGCCCATCACCCTGGACCAGGCCAAGCAGGCGATGACGAGCATGGGCATGCCGGACGCGCTGGCGGACGCGATGAACGAGCTTTATGCACTGGCCCCCGCCGGTCATCTGGCCGGCGTGCTCGATACGGTCGAGCAGGTCACCGGTCGACCCGCCCGCACATTTCAGGAGTTCGCACGCGACCATGCAAAGACATTCGGTGGCGCTTGGAGTTCGAGATGA
- a CDS encoding winged helix-turn-helix transcriptional regulator, with the protein MRLLMGSWTTYILWHLRQDGPLRFGALRRAIPGISSKVLTQRLRMLEEHGIIYRHHVPSIPPEVSYGLTGQGQELGDVFDALESVSRRWMARDWPESTRRPVPFASDSD; encoded by the coding sequence TTGCGCCTGCTCATGGGGTCATGGACGACGTACATACTTTGGCATCTGCGCCAAGACGGGCCGCTGCGTTTCGGTGCATTGCGGCGGGCGATTCCTGGCATCTCCTCGAAGGTCCTGACGCAGCGTCTGCGCATGCTTGAAGAACACGGCATCATCTACCGACACCATGTTCCGTCGATTCCGCCGGAAGTATCCTATGGGCTTACGGGGCAAGGGCAGGAGTTGGGTGACGTATTCGACGCCCTGGAAAGCGTCTCGCGCCGCTGGATGGCACGGGATTGGCCGGAGAGCACGCGCCGTCCCGTGCCGTTTGCTTCCGACTCCGATTAG